A stretch of bacterium DNA encodes these proteins:
- a CDS encoding EamA family transporter produces the protein MREGGSGRADRRRRLAGFGLILLSALSFGAMPIFGRLAYRSGVDPVTLLLLRFTFATAIMLPVMFARRLPWPRGRTLLGLIAMGAAGYVGQSICFFTALKHASAGLVSLLLYLYPALVAILSVVVLKERLTRRKTLALGLALAGAVLTIGLSGGGTPTGIALGVGAAVIYALYIIYGTHLLKSVPPIPAAAVILAATAVVYVGLVAARGPHWPATAAGWGWIAAIAAISTVVATVTFLAGLERIGPTSASTLSTIEPVISVGLAALVLGERLAPLGLVGGVMILGAVVVLARGESSRKGRPRRLDHEVPD, from the coding sequence ATGCGCGAGGGAGGATCGGGCCGCGCCGACCGCCGCCGCCGGCTCGCCGGCTTCGGCCTGATCCTCCTGTCCGCCCTCTCGTTCGGGGCCATGCCGATCTTCGGCCGCCTCGCCTACCGCTCGGGCGTGGACCCGGTCACGCTGCTGCTGCTGCGCTTCACGTTCGCCACGGCGATCATGCTGCCGGTGATGTTCGCGCGGCGCCTGCCCTGGCCGCGGGGCCGGACGCTGCTGGGCCTGATCGCCATGGGCGCCGCCGGCTACGTCGGGCAGTCCATCTGCTTCTTCACCGCGCTGAAGCACGCCTCGGCCGGCCTGGTCTCGCTGCTCCTCTACCTCTACCCGGCGCTGGTGGCGATCCTGTCCGTGGTCGTGCTGAAGGAGCGCCTCACCCGCCGCAAGACGCTCGCCCTGGGCTTGGCCCTGGCCGGCGCCGTACTGACGATCGGGCTCAGCGGCGGCGGCACGCCGACCGGCATCGCCCTGGGCGTCGGCGCCGCGGTGATCTACGCCCTCTACATCATCTACGGCACCCACCTGCTGAAATCCGTGCCGCCGATCCCCGCCGCGGCGGTGATCCTGGCCGCGACCGCCGTCGTCTACGTCGGCCTGGTCGCGGCGCGCGGCCCGCACTGGCCGGCCACGGCGGCCGGCTGGGGCTGGATCGCCGCCATCGCCGCGATCTCGACGGTCGTGGCGACCGTCACCTTCCTGGCGGGGCTGGAGCGCATCGGACCGACCAGCGCCTCGACGCTGTCGACGATCGAGCCGGTGATCTCGGTGGGGCTGGCGGCGCTGGTGCTGGGCGAGCGGCTGGCGCCGCTGGGGCTGGTCGGGGGCGTGATGATCCTGGGGGCGGTGGTGGTGCTGGCGCGCGGGGAGTCGTCGCGGAAGGGCCGGCCGCGCCGCCTCGATCACGAAGTCCCGGACTAG